In Anopheles arabiensis isolate DONGOLA chromosome 2, AaraD3, whole genome shotgun sequence, the genomic window AAAAATACGTATTCCCTGCTTttttcagacaaattgtatagaTCATATAAGATTTTCatatcttttaaaatatacCATGTAGATCTTCCACGCATGCCTGTGACATTGCttaaagcttattttcgaagttgTTAAacattacatcaatatgctacaCAATCTTAtgttatatttttctttattagTTATTCATTATAAGTTACAAtacttacatggtgttcatataacactctaatgaataaATTGTAAGATCTGGAATTTATCCTTGATGTgtaataatgcttaaataaagGCTCCCCATTTGCCAcgcatgctcattttgcccCATTTATCCCTATAGGTCGCACGGTgagtttaaataataaattgaaatgtaactGTACAATTCGCATTGAATCAGAACTATCATATTAAAATTACAAATTATACAGTTTATCTCTGCTCATTTCAGCTTGACAatcatttgtaaataaatgtatggtttcatatagatttttttatatcaGCAGAGCAGAATTAGAATGAAGTTATAAAATATTATCGGGTAAACATAACTGCAGTGAAAAATAATCGTGTATTCATATCAGGAATCATTCTTGCACAGGTTTGAGTTCTTGACCATTGTGTTCTTACATTTAAATCATCAGTCGGCCATTCtcgaaaaaatatttcaatttttccactactaaaacaaacaaataaatgtggAGAATGCCGTTATCATTCAGTTTGTTGTTACAATCCTCAAACTAGCAATAATaggtaaacattgtaaatCTCTATTGAATAAATcccttttaatttattttggagATCAGTCGTTTTTATTGGGCCATCTCCAATGTTTGTGGCTTATTAGATTAATGATATGCTCAGATactttattacatttattgaTACCAGATAGCAATATGTTATAGTTGTTTTATAACTATCTCAGGCATTTTTCTATCTTGCTGCAAAATTTGTTCAAGACGAGGCATGCATTATgtatctgttgagagtgtttttgtgctacatgatgtCTGTTTTACGATTGCATGATACCGTATACCAAATAGCCTTGCAAAAAGGGGTGCTCCACATTTGGTAATGTTTTCCTGGAAGCAGGATGCTAGGTTTTGGAAAACGCTGCAAAAATAAGCACATTTGTAACATATCACAAATATGTGAATCGAATAAATTTAACGTACCTGCAGTCGCGTTTTGTCATTGTTTCGATAGTTTTACTACGTAATTCCGCCCAACCCGATGTGGTGCAATTATGTAGAAGGTCTTTTAGATTTCCAGCACAGTATGAGTAATTGGACTGATGCACGGTAACAATATTTGCTCCATCTTTTTCACATATGAACGCAAACTCTTCTTCTAGCAGAATCAATGTCTTGATCATTGAAACATCGCGCCCGGTAAAGCATACTTCCAGCTGGCGTGTAAAGGGAtggtagcatttttttatttcctcaaATTGGTCACAGTTACTGCAAAGAGATAGGGATACAAAAATCcaaagcattttttataatataTAACACATATCAAAACACGGTTCAAAACACGCACTAATTGATGAAAGCGTTATGATTTGCAGGAGTCAAAGAATCCAGTGCATTGGTGAAATTTTGTGGATCGTGATGCAGATTGACACAGGCTTGAAGGGCTTGATTAGCTTCAACCATTTGCCGAGATTTGCTTGAGTCGTTCGTTTGCGCTAGACACAGTGTTTCAAAAACTGCATCGAATTGGAACATAAGTTCTGCATATTGCTGAAATGTTGGATCACTATTAACGGGGGAGGCTAAgttaaaagaaagcaaacggaGACAAGATTTCAAAATCAAGTTGCtgtcaaactttaaactagTTTATCTcacatgtaaacaaacaaaacagcataGCAAGCACCAGCAACATTTTACACTACACTTGGAGCAATCGGATCTGGGTGAGTGCGAATCAAGTACTGATCgatattgaaattgaaacgtCGATTGTACTGTACGCTAAAGTTGTACTCGCTGCAAATCTTGTGTCGATCAATTAGTTCAATTGGTCAATTTATATGCTCAGCTGTTCTGGACCGAGCTATAGACCACGCATGCCTGTGACATTGCttaaagcttattttcgaagttgTTAAacattacatcaatatgctacaCAATCTTAtgttatatttttctttattagTTATTCATTATAAGTTACAAtacttacatggtgttcatataacactctaatgaataaATTGTAAGATCTGGAATTTATCCTTGATGTgtaataatgcttaaatataGGCTCCCCATTTGCCAcgcatgctcattttgcccCATTTATCCCTATAGGTCGCACGGTgagtttaaataataaattgaaatgtaactGTACAATTCGCATTAAATCAGAACTATCATATTAAAATTACAAATTATACAGTTTATCTCTGCTCATTTCAGCTTGACAatcatttgtaaataaatgtatggtttcatatagatttttttatatcaGCAGAGCAGAATTAGAATGAAGTTATAAAATATTATCGGGTAAACATAACTGCAGTGAAAAATAATCGTGTATTCATATCAGGAATCATTCTTGCGCAGGTTTGAGTTCTTGACCATTGTGTTCTTACATTTAAATCATCAGTCGGCCATTCtcgaaaaaatatttcaatttttccactactaaaacaaacaaataaatgtggAGAATGCCGTTATCATTCAGTTTGTTGTTACAATCCTCAAACTAGCAATAATaggtaaacattgtaaatCTCTATTGAATAAATcccttttaatttattttggagATCAGTCGTTTTTATTGGGCCATCTCCAATGTTTGTGGCTTATTAGATTAATGATATGCTCAGATactttattacatttattgaTACCAGATAGCAATATGTTATAGTTGTTTTATAACTATCTCAGGCATTTTTCTATCTTGCTGCAAAATTTGTTCAAGACGAGGCATGCATTATgtatctgttgagagtgtttttgtgctacatgatgtCTGTTTTACGATTGCATGATACCGTATACCAAATAGCCTTGCAAAAAGGGGTGCTCCACATTTGGTAATGTTTTCCTGGAAGCAGGATGCTAGGTTTTGGAAAACGCTGCAAAAATAAGCACATTTGTAACATATCACAAATATGTGAATCGAATAAATTTAACGTACCTGCAGTCGCGTTTTGTCATTGTTTCGATAGTTTTACTACGTAATTCCGCCCAACCCGATGTGGTGCAATTATGTAGAAGGTCTTTTAGATTTCCAGCACAGTATGAGTAATTGGACTGATGCACGGTAACAATATTTGCTCCATCTTTTTCACATATGAACGCAAACTCTTCTTCTAGCAGAATCAATGTCTTGATCATTGAAACATCGCGCCCGGTAAAGCATACTTCCAGCTGGCGTGTAAAGGGAtggtagcatttttttatttcctcaaATTGGTCACAGTTACTGCAAAGAGATAGGGATACAAAAATCcaaagcattttttataatataTAACACATATCAAAACACGGTTCAAAACACGCACTAATTGATGAAAGCGTTATGATTTGCAGGAGTCAAAGAATCCAGTGCATTGGTGAAATTTTGTGGATCGTGATGCAGATTGACACAGGCTTGAAGGGCTTGATTAGCTTCAACCATTTGCCGAGCTTTGCTTGAGTCGTTCGTTTGCGCTAGACACAGTGTTTCAAAAACTGCATCGAATTGGAACATAAGTTCTGCATATTGCTGAAATGTTGGATCACTATTAACGGGGGAGGCTAAgttaaaagaaagcaaacggaGACAAGATTTCAAAATCAAGTTGCtgtcaaactttaaactagTTTATCTcacatgtaaacaaacaaaacagcataGCAAGCACCAGCAACATTTTACACTACACTTGGAGCAATCGGATCTGGGTGAGTGCGAATCAAGTACTGATCgatattgaaattgaaacgtCGATTGTACTGTACGCTAAAGTTGTACTCGCTGCAAATCTTGTGTCGATCAATTAGTTCAATTGGTCAATTTATATGCTCAGCTGTTCTGGACCGAGCTATAGAAGTGTTCATTTCGTTAAAGGATAGAACAATCCAGACAACGTTTCACCATGAAACGTACAGTCACAACCATCCaaactttttattttaattgttatgTTTTCGAAATTTTATTATCAACTATTCTTCAGATTAAACCTCTGATTACAAAAGAAGATAAACCTGTGTGTAAAATTGCTGGATTCGTTTTTAACATTGTatataaatacaataaaattaaaataaaattcaagcGACACGAAGAAATTGGCCATTCATACAagagaaaaggaaatcaaatttatttttattttgagaaAATGCACATTAAACAAACTTAACAAAAGTCTTAAATTTagtattatttcatttaaatgatgtttaatgttttgataATACTTTTACTTGCTTGGCATACATATGGATGAAAAGCAACTTTTCCATTATGGTTTATTGATTCTGCTCATTGCAACATCGTAAAACCTAATTTACGAAACAAATTTTAACCGAAAACTACAAGGAATCCATGTAAGATTCTGGAATTACCGGAAAATCAGCAATTTGTCATTGCTACTATGAAGTAATAAAAGGGTAGATAAATTCGTTTTTATCCCATTTGTGCCCTCTATAAATAACTGCTTTTGACATATATTGTTATatgttgtaataaaaataaagagttCAACCTTTGGCGCTAGTCACTGTACGTTTCAGGAAGAGCTGCAGAGTATGAGCAAATGATTCACTTGTTTCAGTGATCAAATAGTATTTATATGCAACACAGTTGCATTGCTGCGAAGACCAATCTGTGGTTGCAATGTGCGTTGTCTAAGGCCCGGGTCTTTGAAAATGTTATGGGAACATTTCATGCCAAATCGTATGGACGAACTGTCAAACTAATTTTGcgggaacatttttgttgcaagaGAAGCAAATCCATACGTTTACTTGGTTCAGGAACATTTTCGATCGCGTTTACATACACAAAACGTATACATAATAATTTCAGCTTAATCTTAAAATATTTCTATTAACAAAATAACttcacagtttttgaaataaataggaAAATTCAGAAATGTTGCCTTTCAATAAATGTTCCTGCAACATGTTCATAGTGCCTTATAAACTCATGACTGACATCCGTTTGCCATTAAAAtacattgaaaaaataaaatattaaacaaaatacttcattgaaaaaataattttgttttgaatactGAATTTTGTTGAATAAAGATACTGCTGCAAAACCTTATTTTGATCTGAATCATGACTGAGTGTAAGTAAATTCATCCCAAAACGCTGGCGTATATGCAGCCTCGTAACTCATATGTAAACCATTAAATCTGTGTTTCTGACCGTGTAAAACGCAATCTTTGCTCCCTTTTTCAATGTAGACTAGGCGAGATAATAAGGGGGCTGGGTTGCCCTGGAATGCAAATTGCACGAAAAAGCACCCGTCGGAACAGAGGAAGAGGTAAACATTTTATTACATGATCATCTTTGGCGACAACGTATTACCGCATTTCTTACGATTGCTTATACTTTAAAAACACACTTCGATGCTTGGCGTTGAGAAAAAATGCTCTCCAGTtaactttcgctttcacttaaCTGGCTTGGTGCTATTTATTTATATGACTAtctgtgtgaatgtgtataaaacaaaaactggatACAAGAACCAACACCACCCGTAACGTCCATTGCGGGGGAGCATTCCGAAATTGGACCAAATCGAACGTATTACCGATCGCTGGTGGCAGTATGAGGTTAGGCGGAGTCCGGTTCTAACCAGCAGTCTGCTAAAAATACACCGCATCAGTGGTGCGCATCATCAGGTCTGAGCGCTCGAAAAACCGTCAGCACGATCATCTTCACGGGATGATTCGTTGTGGCAGAGTGAGTGTGCGTGAAAGTATATTGGAAGCGCTGCCGCTGGTGGACTGCATCGTACGCCAAACGAGCTACAAATTAGGTAGCGAACGAGTCTGTACGATCCGTTTTCCACCTCCGAAGCAACAAGTTTTCGGCTCAGGTGATGAATAATTCGTACCTGCCGACGAATTTCCACCCGCTCCCACATGGGTTTTGGTATGCGTGTAAAATGATGATTAACAGCTAAAGGAAGAGATtgtagaaaattaaaaatagttttatgATAGGGTAAACATTGAGAAtgacatgtttcatcaaaagaTGGCGTTTTAATACTTATATATTTGACATACTTGACAACAAtttcatcatatttttataCTGTTGCTAGTGTGGTAAAATAGGCCAGTCTTATGTCTCGCACGACTTTAACGACATGGCCGTCATTGGTTCCAGACCCGTAATGAACTTACCCCCATGCGTGTAGGACAGTAGGTCCTGTGATCGAAGGTGTAGTCAAGCCCACTGCTCTGGTACAGACAGGTCTTGACTGACAACGCTTGTTgcgtaaaaaaagaagaagtttgGTATATCCAAATACCTTGTTAGATTTAAAAGATTTAATTTTGCTTGTTTACTTCAAGATCACACGTCCACTCTAATGAGTAGGGACATTACTATCAAACAATGTACAATGTTTGTACattgtaaagaaaataaaaaggcttacacaaacaaacaaaatacaaacacatgAATTATTAAAACTCACAATAAATCATCATAGTTGAGTTATGAGAATAATCGCTTTCATTTGGCCGCTAATGATATGTTTGACTTAAATGAATTGGACTTTAACTACACCACCGTTCAAATAACATACACTTAAACGGCGGGCATGTGTTGAGAGTCATTTAAAATGTCCCATGAAAAAACGTTTAATTTCAATAGCGATAAACAACCGTTCGTTCTCATCGTTGTAAACTGATACCGACATCGATGAAATGTCTAAATTAACTATCGCTACCACCGGCGCTACACAGCAAGAGCGCGGCTATCGTAAATTCATTCAGAAGAGACCACTACCGAGCAGCATAAACTTCGCTCGTAATCTCTTGCTTGATGTAAGCAATTTTAATTGACAGTCTTAATTGTCACCAAGGCACGCGTCGGCAAGACAAGGCCTGAACAACTCCCAAATGCAGGAATTTCGTCGCTAGCGAAAGGTTCAAGCGAGCTGCGAAAGATCATTGTCTTAGGTCCTATGGTATGCCAGAAGGGTGAACCAGACGAGGGAGATGATGCTAGATGAGCAGTAGTAGatcgttgttgttgaagaTGGTGATGGCGATAAAATGGGACGCCAATTTTGGTTCGCCTAATGTATTAGTACTTGGCTCAATGCGCGATGTAGTGCTCCCTCCCTCCATCCATCCTCCTATCTCCTCCTCCACCGTGTGCAGTAGCACCGTTTTGATttatcatcaacatcaacgcGGCTGTCAAGCAGCAACGTTTGGCCGCAGAAGTCGCGCACGATAGACGTACGCAAGATAAGTACGCTAATTAacatgtgtttatttattatcctTCCCGCCGGTGGACACTGCGCGCACTTCATCTCAGCCCCACCGCATTGGACGAAGATTAAGTGCAGTTTGTCAGCAGGTTCTGGCGTTCGGGCAGCACATTTGATGGCGGGATATAATTTAAGGTGTCGGACAAAATGGCCCACCTTAATCGGATCGTGCTTAACAGAACGATCATATCTGCCGCAGTAAGCGATAGAGCGCGGGTTGGTTGGAGGTGATGGTTTTGGGGGAAAGTAGTTGATAGTATCATTATGAGTAACTGTATCCGAAAGGTAGTACGAGGGGAACCTGATTCACATTGCTCGTGCGTACTATTTAATGCTACTCTGTAGTGCTTTAGATTTGGTAAGCGTggacatttattttattctctAATTTTGATAATAAATTTAGCAGAACATTCTACGAACTGTTTCGTTAATTGAATGATACTGTTTTGAATATTACTAACAATGAGTGGCTGTCGATTGGATGCAATATCACTTCGATTGGTTGAAATTGGTAAACAGAACTTAGGATACAAATTACCTCTTCTGTTTGGATTTTTAATCCTTCAATAATAGTTGTGTGTGATAATGTTAGTTTAAGAAGGTTACACGGTGTATCATTCAGTATAAATCTGTCTTCTGTTTGATCTGCTTCGTGAATACGCCTTTTCAGAAATTGTTCCTGGGATATTTCCAATGCATAGGATCGCTGGCCTCCAGAAGTTCCGTCTTGGCGTGACCGGATGTAGTAGTAATTCGTACATTTCCGCCGTCAACTGCACATAATTCGCAGACACGCTAGCAACGGGCAACCAaccatgatcatcatcacccaGCCAGCGGCGAAAAACCTGCGCCTGGAATTGGTTGCCTAGTTCGCTGCTGCCGGTCGACGTTGGAATTCCAAATGGTGCGATCATAATATGCGCGATCTTCGCGCGTGTTTCTAATTTTAGCTCATAAACGGAAGAGCGCGATATGGCATGGCGTGCGGGTTTGTGAAGAGTCGCTTGAAAGGGGACTTTCCCAATTTCAACACGAGCGAGTGCTGGTAGAATTTTGGACCATTTTTATGTCTACTACAGCCCGTGTGCACGCACACTCCAAACATGGTCCTGGCGCATGAAACTCACACCAACGCGATCGGTCTGATCGGACTGACGTAAGGTTGTGCGtaaagtttgttttcatttgcgtTCATTTTTCTACTCCTCTCGTGAGCTGATTGTGTGGAGACTGTATGGAGTGCATAGTTCGAGACACTAAAACTGTCCCATTCCTTCTGTGTCGCCAGCTCTGCAGCAGAGCGCCGTGTGACTCGgggatttgatttttttgtcttctgcCGTTCGTGTACGCATTAGAAACTCTTGCTTAGCTATTCGTGCCGAGGTAAATGGTTGGCCTAAATTTTTCACGGAAGGATGGCGGCATCTTTCGCTGCTCTCATCCGCCTGTATGAGAAGGTGGACTGATAAATAGCAGCACTTTTTTCCGAAAAAGtggtttgccatttttcataCCACGATAAACATAGATCAGCGGTTGTGGGAGCTAATGTACTGATGTGGCGGAGACATATGGGTTGGGTTGAAGGATTTAGGTTTTGAGGAAGGATGATATATACGCTTAATTGCAAACCAGGAGATGCTGTTCACTGTATAAACTTTTGTTCTCAATGAAATCAGTAATATTGTTTTTACAAGTAATACCATGATCTGAATGATAGAGAAATAACGCTTATGAACgaatataattatatttttattactttagCCAACTTTTATACATGTCAGTGACATCAGAAAGctaaaaatgttgtttttttatgtttaactaATCAGCTACATAATTGCGACATAATTGTAGATGACTTAgggttttttattatttatatgtATACTTTGCTCCTCGAAGGTGAATTCTTGATGATTGAAAAGTAGATCATTGATACATAACATCTTACTTAAGTTAAGTACGTAATTGACAAAATGTAACTTTGTCATGAAAAGAGATTCTTAATGtttaaaacacattctaaTTCTACTCTACTGTATGCCAAATAAAATGTTATCTTCGCTatggcaaacacacaacatgCCAACACTCGAGCCGGCATGTTGTCGCGCCAAATAAGTCGCGATGGATTGTTGTGTCCGAATACTGGCCGAGTCTTGTCTCGGGAAACCACCTTTCATCATATTTTCCTtctcagtttttttgtttgctgttcgtTCTACACTTCACCTGCCTGCCTTCGTGCACTGAGATGCAAACGTTGGACCCTGAGAATGACCGGTGAAAGAATTGATTACGAAACGCGAATGTCGAAGCgaaatacaaaaatacaaaccgTACATACATTTTCTCTGGCTCTCTGGTTTTGCGCGGTTCCGTGGATAGCCGTGGAATTTTTGTGGAAGAAAAGTGTGGTGGAAAACATTCGTATACATCGAGGGAAGGGGACAATGGAAAATGGGGAGGGAGCTTGTTGTTGCGATGAGTGAAAAGGCAGCTCGCCCCAGGAATGACCAGggcagcaaaaataaaagaaatttgCCATAGCGTCCTAACCGTCCTAACCACGCGTCTGGCTCACGGGTTGTGTTCTGGTGGGCATTTAAGGTAACGAACggattatttgttttattttttcacgcTCGCAACACACGAACCGGGGAATCTGCTTACCAACACTTGTGTAACGATCCCAGGGGTTTGCaggttgtgtattttttccgTTTCGATTTGCCCTCCAATACCCTCCGTATCCTCCGCACTTCGCACCGTTCCTAAGGACATACATTATGCCTTGGCATCTTCGaacccacactcacacatgcacGGTTACCTCCCAAGACTGCTCTGACCCGAACGCTGACACCCCCGCAGTTATTCCGTTGCATACGCACACAGCAGCGCATGTACGCCCAAAATTACTACGGAGGCCGGagaaggaaaagagagagaagaaaaaaaagattcattTATGGAGCATTACGCGCGCACTAACACAAACGGTTCGCGGCTGCGCAAGCCGGCTTCGTGAACGATGCGTGTGCACATGTTGTTATGCTGCTGAGCTCGGACTCCCAGGCGGAAGGGCAGGCGCAAGGCTAAATGGAGGGTAGGTCTGGAGGGACAGTGGAAAATCGGTTTTACTCCCGCAACCATATACGGTCTGAGTCATCCCAACAGCACCggcggcagtagcagcaccagcagcaacgccAGTAGATTTTTCCTACAGAGCGTGGAGGCAAGGTACGGGGACATAAAGCCAAGAAGAAAAGTCTACCAGCCTTTCCATGCACAGGGGCGCCGCTAATACTTTCCCGGGCATGGGCAGCGTGTGGGAAATCTTAGGATGGGGCATCTTTACGGGTCgagttttccttctttttttctttcttgtgaATGAATATTACAATTCTATTTTCGTCCtcccggagagagagagcagtcGGAGAGTAACGGAGCGGATGGTTGAGTCGCGATGATCATCGACCGAGACGACGGAGGCGTGAGTTGTGGTGCGGGATGTCAGAAGCGAGGACCGGATTTCGGACACCGGAAGGTATATAAGTTTCTGGCACCAGCCTCGGTGCGTTACAGTCATCAGTTTAGCTTTCGTGGCGTACGGTCGTCCCTAGATTCATTTATTCGCTGTGTAACCAGtacccaaaaccaaaccagcCAAAATGTGTGACGATGATGTTGCCGCATTGGTCGTAGACAATGGTGCGTATAGCTGTATATCCCGGCGCAACGAAAGGATCGTTCGAGAGAGTAGTGTGATAAGAAATCCCTTGGAAGTGATAGTTACAACAGGCACTAGCCAAGCAGAGCGAGCATTACTGAAATATGCTAAAAGTGTTTAGAGTGACGGACAAAATTCTAAGCCACCGTCCAATGGGTGTGGTCCCAATGACGGAAATAGAATTCCAGTGAAGATGCGTAGGAAAACAGGGTGTGAAAAAGAACATTGAT contains:
- the LOC120893774 gene encoding uncharacterized protein LOC120893774, yielding MLLVLAMLFCLFTSSPVNSDPTFQQYAELMFQFDAVFETLCLAQTNDSSKSRQMVEANQALQACVNLHHDPQNFTNALDSLTPANHNAFINYNCDQFEEIKKCYHPFTRQLEVCFTGRDVSMIKTLILLEEEFAFICEKDGANIVTVHQSNYSYCAGNLKDLLHNCTTSGWAELRSKTIETMTKRDCSVFQNLASCFQENITKCGAPLFARLFGIRYHAIVKQTSCSTKTLSTDT
- the LOC120893821 gene encoding uncharacterized protein LOC120893821 translates to MLLVLAMLFCLFTSSPVNSDPTFQQYAELMFQFDAVFETLCLAQTNDSSKARQMVEANQALQACVNLHHDPQNFTNALDSLTPANHNAFINYNCDQFEEIKKCYHPFTRQLEVCFTGRDVSMIKTLILLEEEFAFICEKDGANIVTVHQSNYSYCAGNLKDLLHNCTTSGWAELRSKTIETMTKRDCSVFQNLASCFQENITKCGAPLFARLFGIRYHAIVKQTSCSTKTLSTDT